A genomic segment from Bombus huntii isolate Logan2020A chromosome 13, iyBomHunt1.1, whole genome shotgun sequence encodes:
- the LOC126872531 gene encoding microsomal triacylglycerol transfer protein isoform X1: MACSETPVTTLTVSLVYLLTLFGSYCQMAPAMAGATRGWDLASGLKYKLTTTLLFSEAAPSKSSGDVGFRLTGELDVTAVWQKPDDPSSFLLNIELLQPQLWIKSRSAPELEGFVEHSSRINALAQKPLLIFWRNGDVNSIFMDTAESVSSANLKRGLASLFQYTVFDSDVEERDASGLCKVTYHSLGPRTMGKRKISCKQNILPPKKRHSNPLFGVKLTSTRNSTYELTEQFLPSLIRDEESHRMALTARPEVGAIVTSERTLELLPGTLSAKTVQADTLNQALAAAQPGYRETSIELQLEPFSCPDYGCPTIEQTVEEYRSALENNALGTGKSASAFLKLLPLVRSASPDELQKLLKSPRYRQIKPQLLDIFGAASTIAGHQAAMKILRQDEIGNETERYLWALSLSPTPNADIAKNILRRSEETHPNDKVSETIALTAAAMARHLECPASIEKARISLEIGLDTCTGEECKLKFLRALRNLRTKAAIPTLLKFATSENKALNVAAWKALSALPRDSLTPEVKKVAKRVFYEIGGPKRDSSSRTIALDIILETNPSKEDIRHLVEYLANTDLDYEVRKYLSQRLEQLSDKDLRFAKDLSEVLSTCGKDIVNYNVYSQKGLSTAFTRNFLRSIDSNGSLITIQEIQSGLMKRGIVDVVLQVEDHEEALFSLGLFAGGLGSFVSTSSQENDIQDVEPSTAGMELDFLGVGIRPFVFFSGQGELMSHVWSGSASERTPAFQALAALHNYNEYIPLASGIVAEVDVQGAVSFDLAGQIQLSLWSRNAQSLVDLKAGIMIQGGTKVRSDFVQSMAEFSMSMEPKLELATDVDFSGPVSLCMRLSQPENVVKYQVYKVERVAGSRHKLRKTRRMRLHNPGRSYLLNRKNNEMCSMVFS; this comes from the exons ATGGCCTGCTCGGAAACGCCGGTCACGACGCTTACAGTCTCCCTCGTTTATCTTCTGACGCTTTTCG gtTCCTACTGTCAAATGGCCCCAG CCATGGCTGGTGCTACTAGAGGCTGGGACCTGGCAAGCGGATTGAAATATAAACTGACGACAACATTGCTGTTTAGCGAGGCAGCTCCGTCGAAATCCAGCGGGGACGTTGGCTTTCGATTAACCGGCGAATTGGATGTAACCGCCGTTTGGCAGAAACCGGATGATCCGAGTAGCTTTTTGCTGAATATCGAG CTCCTGCAACCACAACTGTGGATCAAATCTCGAAGTGCTCCAGAACTAGAAGGATTCGTCGAACACTCCTCCAGAATAAACGCCCTTGCACAGAAACCTTTGCTAATATTTTGGAGAAACGGCGACGTAAATTCCATCTTCATGGATACCGCAGAGAGCGTCTCTTCGGCAAACCTCAAACGTGGCTTAGCTAGTTTATTCCAATATACAGTGTTCGATAGCGACGTCGAGGAACGAGATGCTTCCGGTCTCTGTAAAGTAACGTACCATTCTTTGGGACCGAGGACAATgggaaaacgaaaaatatccTGCAAGCAAAATATTCTACCACCAAAGAAACGGCATTCGAATCCATTGTTCGGCGTGAAGCTTACGAGTACTCGTAATTCAACCTACGAACTCACGGAGCAGTTTTTGCCTAGCTTGATTCGTGATGAGGAGAGTCATCGAATGGCACTTACCGCCAGACCGGAAGTAGGCGCCATCGTCACGTCGGAGAGGACACTCGAGCTGCTTCCTGGCACGCTCAGCGCTAAAACCGTGCAGGCTGATACCTTGAATCAAGCTCTCGCTGCCGCGCAACCTGGATACAGAGAAACGAGTATCGAGCTACAATTGGAACCGTTCTCGTGCCCTGACTACGGATGCCCCACG aTCGAACAAACGGTCGAAGAGTACCGCAGCGCCCTGGAGAACAACGCATTGGGTACTGGAAAATCTGCTTCGGCGTTCCTGAAGTTACTACCTCTAGTCAGATCAGCCTCTCCAGATGAACTGCAGAAGCTCCTAAAAAGTCCACGATATCGTCAAATAAAACCTCAACTATTAGATATCTTTGGCGCCGCCTCGACCATAGCAGGACATCAAGCAGCCATGAAAATTCTTCGACAAGACGAAATAGGAAACGAGACTGAAAGATATCTTTGGGCTCTGTCTCTGTCTCCGACGCCGAATGCAGATATCGCTAAAAATATTCTGAGACGATCGGAAGAGACCCATCCGAACGACAAAGTGTCAGAAACGATAGCTTTAACCGCAGCAGCGATGGCACGTCATTTAGAGTGTCCAGCTAGCATCGAGAAAGCGAGAATCAGTTTGGAAATCGGTCTCGATACTTGCACGGGGGAAGAGTGCAAGCTGAAGTTCCTCAGGGCTCTAAGAAATTTAAGAACCAAGGCTGCGATCCCGACCTTGTTAAAATTTGCAACGAGTGAGAATAAAGCACTCAATGTCGCTGCTTGGAAGGCCCTGTCAGCGCTACCCAGAGATTCGCTGACTCCTGAAGTAAAAAAGGTAGCCAAACGAGTCTTTTACGAAATAGGTGGGCCAAAGAGAGACAGTAGTTCTAGAACTATAGCCTTGGATATTATTCTTGAAACGAATCCATCGAAGGAAGATATCAGACACTTGGTGGAGTATTTAGCAAACACAGATCTCGATTACGAGGTTCGGAAGTATCTCAGTCAACGATTGGAACAACTCTCTGATAAGGATCTTCGATTTGCTAAAGATCTGAGCGAAGTTTTGAGTACGTGTGGAAAGGATATCGTTAATTACAACGTGTATTCCCAGAAAGGTCTTAGCACAGCGTTCACGAGAAACTTTCTAAGGTCAATAGATAGTAATGGATCATTGATAACTATTCAAGAGATTCAGTCAGGTTTAATGAAGCGTGGAATAGTCGACGTAGTTCTTCAAGTTGAAGACCACGAAGAGGCGCTTTTCTCTCTTGGCCTGTTCGCGGGAGGCCTAGGAAGCTTCGTTTCGACTTCCAGCCAGGAAAATGACATTCAGGATGTCGAACCATCTACTGCAGGAATGGAGCTCGATTTCCTAGGTGTTGGTATCAGGCCATTCGTCTTCTTCTCTGGCCAAGGGGAACTTATGAGTCACGTCTGGTCTGGATCAGCGTCCGAACGAACTCCAGCTTTCCAGGCCTTAGCTGCTCTCCATAACTACAACGAATACATTCCATTGGCCTCGGGAATCGTAGCCGAAGTCGACGTCCAAGGTGCGGTTAGCTTCGATTTAGCTGGACAAATTCAACTGAGCCTATGGTCCAGAAACGCTCAGTCACTGGTGGATCTGAAGGCTGGAATTATGATCCAGGGAGGAACGAAAGTGCGTTCCGACTTTGTGCAGAGCATGGCTGAGTTCTCCATGTCGATGGAACCGAAATTGGAGTTGGCCACCGACGTAGACTTTTCCGGGCCGGTATCTCTGTGCATGAGACTTAGCCAACCAGAGAACGTGGTGAAGTATCAGGTATATAAGGTTGAAAGGGTAGCTGGAAGTAGGCACAAATTGAGAAAAACCAGGAGGATGAGGTTGCATAATCCTGGGAGGTCTTATCTGTTGAACAGAAAGAATAACGAGATGTGTTCGATGGTGTTCAGTTAA
- the LOC126872531 gene encoding microsomal triacylglycerol transfer protein isoform X3, with protein sequence MAPAMAGATRGWDLASGLKYKLTTTLLFSEAAPSKSSGDVGFRLTGELDVTAVWQKPDDPSSFLLNIELLQPQLWIKSRSAPELEGFVEHSSRINALAQKPLLIFWRNGDVNSIFMDTAESVSSANLKRGLASLFQYTVFDSDVEERDASGLCKVTYHSLGPRTMGKRKISCKQNILPPKKRHSNPLFGVKLTSTRNSTYELTEQFLPSLIRDEESHRMALTARPEVGAIVTSERTLELLPGTLSAKTVQADTLNQALAAAQPGYRETSIELQLEPFSCPDYGCPTIEQTVEEYRSALENNALGTGKSASAFLKLLPLVRSASPDELQKLLKSPRYRQIKPQLLDIFGAASTIAGHQAAMKILRQDEIGNETERYLWALSLSPTPNADIAKNILRRSEETHPNDKVSETIALTAAAMARHLECPASIEKARISLEIGLDTCTGEECKLKFLRALRNLRTKAAIPTLLKFATSENKALNVAAWKALSALPRDSLTPEVKKVAKRVFYEIGGPKRDSSSRTIALDIILETNPSKEDIRHLVEYLANTDLDYEVRKYLSQRLEQLSDKDLRFAKDLSEVLSTCGKDIVNYNVYSQKGLSTAFTRNFLRSIDSNGSLITIQEIQSGLMKRGIVDVVLQVEDHEEALFSLGLFAGGLGSFVSTSSQENDIQDVEPSTAGMELDFLGVGIRPFVFFSGQGELMSHVWSGSASERTPAFQALAALHNYNEYIPLASGIVAEVDVQGAVSFDLAGQIQLSLWSRNAQSLVDLKAGIMIQGGTKVRSDFVQSMAEFSMSMEPKLELATDVDFSGPVSLCMRLSQPENVVKYQVYKVERVAGSRHKLRKTRRMRLHNPGRSYLLNRKNNEMCSMVFS encoded by the exons ATGGCCCCAG CCATGGCTGGTGCTACTAGAGGCTGGGACCTGGCAAGCGGATTGAAATATAAACTGACGACAACATTGCTGTTTAGCGAGGCAGCTCCGTCGAAATCCAGCGGGGACGTTGGCTTTCGATTAACCGGCGAATTGGATGTAACCGCCGTTTGGCAGAAACCGGATGATCCGAGTAGCTTTTTGCTGAATATCGAG CTCCTGCAACCACAACTGTGGATCAAATCTCGAAGTGCTCCAGAACTAGAAGGATTCGTCGAACACTCCTCCAGAATAAACGCCCTTGCACAGAAACCTTTGCTAATATTTTGGAGAAACGGCGACGTAAATTCCATCTTCATGGATACCGCAGAGAGCGTCTCTTCGGCAAACCTCAAACGTGGCTTAGCTAGTTTATTCCAATATACAGTGTTCGATAGCGACGTCGAGGAACGAGATGCTTCCGGTCTCTGTAAAGTAACGTACCATTCTTTGGGACCGAGGACAATgggaaaacgaaaaatatccTGCAAGCAAAATATTCTACCACCAAAGAAACGGCATTCGAATCCATTGTTCGGCGTGAAGCTTACGAGTACTCGTAATTCAACCTACGAACTCACGGAGCAGTTTTTGCCTAGCTTGATTCGTGATGAGGAGAGTCATCGAATGGCACTTACCGCCAGACCGGAAGTAGGCGCCATCGTCACGTCGGAGAGGACACTCGAGCTGCTTCCTGGCACGCTCAGCGCTAAAACCGTGCAGGCTGATACCTTGAATCAAGCTCTCGCTGCCGCGCAACCTGGATACAGAGAAACGAGTATCGAGCTACAATTGGAACCGTTCTCGTGCCCTGACTACGGATGCCCCACG aTCGAACAAACGGTCGAAGAGTACCGCAGCGCCCTGGAGAACAACGCATTGGGTACTGGAAAATCTGCTTCGGCGTTCCTGAAGTTACTACCTCTAGTCAGATCAGCCTCTCCAGATGAACTGCAGAAGCTCCTAAAAAGTCCACGATATCGTCAAATAAAACCTCAACTATTAGATATCTTTGGCGCCGCCTCGACCATAGCAGGACATCAAGCAGCCATGAAAATTCTTCGACAAGACGAAATAGGAAACGAGACTGAAAGATATCTTTGGGCTCTGTCTCTGTCTCCGACGCCGAATGCAGATATCGCTAAAAATATTCTGAGACGATCGGAAGAGACCCATCCGAACGACAAAGTGTCAGAAACGATAGCTTTAACCGCAGCAGCGATGGCACGTCATTTAGAGTGTCCAGCTAGCATCGAGAAAGCGAGAATCAGTTTGGAAATCGGTCTCGATACTTGCACGGGGGAAGAGTGCAAGCTGAAGTTCCTCAGGGCTCTAAGAAATTTAAGAACCAAGGCTGCGATCCCGACCTTGTTAAAATTTGCAACGAGTGAGAATAAAGCACTCAATGTCGCTGCTTGGAAGGCCCTGTCAGCGCTACCCAGAGATTCGCTGACTCCTGAAGTAAAAAAGGTAGCCAAACGAGTCTTTTACGAAATAGGTGGGCCAAAGAGAGACAGTAGTTCTAGAACTATAGCCTTGGATATTATTCTTGAAACGAATCCATCGAAGGAAGATATCAGACACTTGGTGGAGTATTTAGCAAACACAGATCTCGATTACGAGGTTCGGAAGTATCTCAGTCAACGATTGGAACAACTCTCTGATAAGGATCTTCGATTTGCTAAAGATCTGAGCGAAGTTTTGAGTACGTGTGGAAAGGATATCGTTAATTACAACGTGTATTCCCAGAAAGGTCTTAGCACAGCGTTCACGAGAAACTTTCTAAGGTCAATAGATAGTAATGGATCATTGATAACTATTCAAGAGATTCAGTCAGGTTTAATGAAGCGTGGAATAGTCGACGTAGTTCTTCAAGTTGAAGACCACGAAGAGGCGCTTTTCTCTCTTGGCCTGTTCGCGGGAGGCCTAGGAAGCTTCGTTTCGACTTCCAGCCAGGAAAATGACATTCAGGATGTCGAACCATCTACTGCAGGAATGGAGCTCGATTTCCTAGGTGTTGGTATCAGGCCATTCGTCTTCTTCTCTGGCCAAGGGGAACTTATGAGTCACGTCTGGTCTGGATCAGCGTCCGAACGAACTCCAGCTTTCCAGGCCTTAGCTGCTCTCCATAACTACAACGAATACATTCCATTGGCCTCGGGAATCGTAGCCGAAGTCGACGTCCAAGGTGCGGTTAGCTTCGATTTAGCTGGACAAATTCAACTGAGCCTATGGTCCAGAAACGCTCAGTCACTGGTGGATCTGAAGGCTGGAATTATGATCCAGGGAGGAACGAAAGTGCGTTCCGACTTTGTGCAGAGCATGGCTGAGTTCTCCATGTCGATGGAACCGAAATTGGAGTTGGCCACCGACGTAGACTTTTCCGGGCCGGTATCTCTGTGCATGAGACTTAGCCAACCAGAGAACGTGGTGAAGTATCAGGTATATAAGGTTGAAAGGGTAGCTGGAAGTAGGCACAAATTGAGAAAAACCAGGAGGATGAGGTTGCATAATCCTGGGAGGTCTTATCTGTTGAACAGAAAGAATAACGAGATGTGTTCGATGGTGTTCAGTTAA
- the LOC126872531 gene encoding microsomal triacylglycerol transfer protein isoform X2, translating to MYWKVCVIFVAMAGATRGWDLASGLKYKLTTTLLFSEAAPSKSSGDVGFRLTGELDVTAVWQKPDDPSSFLLNIELLQPQLWIKSRSAPELEGFVEHSSRINALAQKPLLIFWRNGDVNSIFMDTAESVSSANLKRGLASLFQYTVFDSDVEERDASGLCKVTYHSLGPRTMGKRKISCKQNILPPKKRHSNPLFGVKLTSTRNSTYELTEQFLPSLIRDEESHRMALTARPEVGAIVTSERTLELLPGTLSAKTVQADTLNQALAAAQPGYRETSIELQLEPFSCPDYGCPTIEQTVEEYRSALENNALGTGKSASAFLKLLPLVRSASPDELQKLLKSPRYRQIKPQLLDIFGAASTIAGHQAAMKILRQDEIGNETERYLWALSLSPTPNADIAKNILRRSEETHPNDKVSETIALTAAAMARHLECPASIEKARISLEIGLDTCTGEECKLKFLRALRNLRTKAAIPTLLKFATSENKALNVAAWKALSALPRDSLTPEVKKVAKRVFYEIGGPKRDSSSRTIALDIILETNPSKEDIRHLVEYLANTDLDYEVRKYLSQRLEQLSDKDLRFAKDLSEVLSTCGKDIVNYNVYSQKGLSTAFTRNFLRSIDSNGSLITIQEIQSGLMKRGIVDVVLQVEDHEEALFSLGLFAGGLGSFVSTSSQENDIQDVEPSTAGMELDFLGVGIRPFVFFSGQGELMSHVWSGSASERTPAFQALAALHNYNEYIPLASGIVAEVDVQGAVSFDLAGQIQLSLWSRNAQSLVDLKAGIMIQGGTKVRSDFVQSMAEFSMSMEPKLELATDVDFSGPVSLCMRLSQPENVVKYQVYKVERVAGSRHKLRKTRRMRLHNPGRSYLLNRKNNEMCSMVFS from the exons ATGTATTGGAAAGTGTGCGTGATTTTTGTAGCCATGGCTGGTGCTACTAGAGGCTGGGACCTGGCAAGCGGATTGAAATATAAACTGACGACAACATTGCTGTTTAGCGAGGCAGCTCCGTCGAAATCCAGCGGGGACGTTGGCTTTCGATTAACCGGCGAATTGGATGTAACCGCCGTTTGGCAGAAACCGGATGATCCGAGTAGCTTTTTGCTGAATATCGAG CTCCTGCAACCACAACTGTGGATCAAATCTCGAAGTGCTCCAGAACTAGAAGGATTCGTCGAACACTCCTCCAGAATAAACGCCCTTGCACAGAAACCTTTGCTAATATTTTGGAGAAACGGCGACGTAAATTCCATCTTCATGGATACCGCAGAGAGCGTCTCTTCGGCAAACCTCAAACGTGGCTTAGCTAGTTTATTCCAATATACAGTGTTCGATAGCGACGTCGAGGAACGAGATGCTTCCGGTCTCTGTAAAGTAACGTACCATTCTTTGGGACCGAGGACAATgggaaaacgaaaaatatccTGCAAGCAAAATATTCTACCACCAAAGAAACGGCATTCGAATCCATTGTTCGGCGTGAAGCTTACGAGTACTCGTAATTCAACCTACGAACTCACGGAGCAGTTTTTGCCTAGCTTGATTCGTGATGAGGAGAGTCATCGAATGGCACTTACCGCCAGACCGGAAGTAGGCGCCATCGTCACGTCGGAGAGGACACTCGAGCTGCTTCCTGGCACGCTCAGCGCTAAAACCGTGCAGGCTGATACCTTGAATCAAGCTCTCGCTGCCGCGCAACCTGGATACAGAGAAACGAGTATCGAGCTACAATTGGAACCGTTCTCGTGCCCTGACTACGGATGCCCCACG aTCGAACAAACGGTCGAAGAGTACCGCAGCGCCCTGGAGAACAACGCATTGGGTACTGGAAAATCTGCTTCGGCGTTCCTGAAGTTACTACCTCTAGTCAGATCAGCCTCTCCAGATGAACTGCAGAAGCTCCTAAAAAGTCCACGATATCGTCAAATAAAACCTCAACTATTAGATATCTTTGGCGCCGCCTCGACCATAGCAGGACATCAAGCAGCCATGAAAATTCTTCGACAAGACGAAATAGGAAACGAGACTGAAAGATATCTTTGGGCTCTGTCTCTGTCTCCGACGCCGAATGCAGATATCGCTAAAAATATTCTGAGACGATCGGAAGAGACCCATCCGAACGACAAAGTGTCAGAAACGATAGCTTTAACCGCAGCAGCGATGGCACGTCATTTAGAGTGTCCAGCTAGCATCGAGAAAGCGAGAATCAGTTTGGAAATCGGTCTCGATACTTGCACGGGGGAAGAGTGCAAGCTGAAGTTCCTCAGGGCTCTAAGAAATTTAAGAACCAAGGCTGCGATCCCGACCTTGTTAAAATTTGCAACGAGTGAGAATAAAGCACTCAATGTCGCTGCTTGGAAGGCCCTGTCAGCGCTACCCAGAGATTCGCTGACTCCTGAAGTAAAAAAGGTAGCCAAACGAGTCTTTTACGAAATAGGTGGGCCAAAGAGAGACAGTAGTTCTAGAACTATAGCCTTGGATATTATTCTTGAAACGAATCCATCGAAGGAAGATATCAGACACTTGGTGGAGTATTTAGCAAACACAGATCTCGATTACGAGGTTCGGAAGTATCTCAGTCAACGATTGGAACAACTCTCTGATAAGGATCTTCGATTTGCTAAAGATCTGAGCGAAGTTTTGAGTACGTGTGGAAAGGATATCGTTAATTACAACGTGTATTCCCAGAAAGGTCTTAGCACAGCGTTCACGAGAAACTTTCTAAGGTCAATAGATAGTAATGGATCATTGATAACTATTCAAGAGATTCAGTCAGGTTTAATGAAGCGTGGAATAGTCGACGTAGTTCTTCAAGTTGAAGACCACGAAGAGGCGCTTTTCTCTCTTGGCCTGTTCGCGGGAGGCCTAGGAAGCTTCGTTTCGACTTCCAGCCAGGAAAATGACATTCAGGATGTCGAACCATCTACTGCAGGAATGGAGCTCGATTTCCTAGGTGTTGGTATCAGGCCATTCGTCTTCTTCTCTGGCCAAGGGGAACTTATGAGTCACGTCTGGTCTGGATCAGCGTCCGAACGAACTCCAGCTTTCCAGGCCTTAGCTGCTCTCCATAACTACAACGAATACATTCCATTGGCCTCGGGAATCGTAGCCGAAGTCGACGTCCAAGGTGCGGTTAGCTTCGATTTAGCTGGACAAATTCAACTGAGCCTATGGTCCAGAAACGCTCAGTCACTGGTGGATCTGAAGGCTGGAATTATGATCCAGGGAGGAACGAAAGTGCGTTCCGACTTTGTGCAGAGCATGGCTGAGTTCTCCATGTCGATGGAACCGAAATTGGAGTTGGCCACCGACGTAGACTTTTCCGGGCCGGTATCTCTGTGCATGAGACTTAGCCAACCAGAGAACGTGGTGAAGTATCAGGTATATAAGGTTGAAAGGGTAGCTGGAAGTAGGCACAAATTGAGAAAAACCAGGAGGATGAGGTTGCATAATCCTGGGAGGTCTTATCTGTTGAACAGAAAGAATAACGAGATGTGTTCGATGGTGTTCAGTTAA
- the LOC126872531 gene encoding microsomal triacylglycerol transfer protein isoform X4 translates to MAGATRGWDLASGLKYKLTTTLLFSEAAPSKSSGDVGFRLTGELDVTAVWQKPDDPSSFLLNIELLQPQLWIKSRSAPELEGFVEHSSRINALAQKPLLIFWRNGDVNSIFMDTAESVSSANLKRGLASLFQYTVFDSDVEERDASGLCKVTYHSLGPRTMGKRKISCKQNILPPKKRHSNPLFGVKLTSTRNSTYELTEQFLPSLIRDEESHRMALTARPEVGAIVTSERTLELLPGTLSAKTVQADTLNQALAAAQPGYRETSIELQLEPFSCPDYGCPTIEQTVEEYRSALENNALGTGKSASAFLKLLPLVRSASPDELQKLLKSPRYRQIKPQLLDIFGAASTIAGHQAAMKILRQDEIGNETERYLWALSLSPTPNADIAKNILRRSEETHPNDKVSETIALTAAAMARHLECPASIEKARISLEIGLDTCTGEECKLKFLRALRNLRTKAAIPTLLKFATSENKALNVAAWKALSALPRDSLTPEVKKVAKRVFYEIGGPKRDSSSRTIALDIILETNPSKEDIRHLVEYLANTDLDYEVRKYLSQRLEQLSDKDLRFAKDLSEVLSTCGKDIVNYNVYSQKGLSTAFTRNFLRSIDSNGSLITIQEIQSGLMKRGIVDVVLQVEDHEEALFSLGLFAGGLGSFVSTSSQENDIQDVEPSTAGMELDFLGVGIRPFVFFSGQGELMSHVWSGSASERTPAFQALAALHNYNEYIPLASGIVAEVDVQGAVSFDLAGQIQLSLWSRNAQSLVDLKAGIMIQGGTKVRSDFVQSMAEFSMSMEPKLELATDVDFSGPVSLCMRLSQPENVVKYQVYKVERVAGSRHKLRKTRRMRLHNPGRSYLLNRKNNEMCSMVFS, encoded by the exons ATGGCTGGTGCTACTAGAGGCTGGGACCTGGCAAGCGGATTGAAATATAAACTGACGACAACATTGCTGTTTAGCGAGGCAGCTCCGTCGAAATCCAGCGGGGACGTTGGCTTTCGATTAACCGGCGAATTGGATGTAACCGCCGTTTGGCAGAAACCGGATGATCCGAGTAGCTTTTTGCTGAATATCGAG CTCCTGCAACCACAACTGTGGATCAAATCTCGAAGTGCTCCAGAACTAGAAGGATTCGTCGAACACTCCTCCAGAATAAACGCCCTTGCACAGAAACCTTTGCTAATATTTTGGAGAAACGGCGACGTAAATTCCATCTTCATGGATACCGCAGAGAGCGTCTCTTCGGCAAACCTCAAACGTGGCTTAGCTAGTTTATTCCAATATACAGTGTTCGATAGCGACGTCGAGGAACGAGATGCTTCCGGTCTCTGTAAAGTAACGTACCATTCTTTGGGACCGAGGACAATgggaaaacgaaaaatatccTGCAAGCAAAATATTCTACCACCAAAGAAACGGCATTCGAATCCATTGTTCGGCGTGAAGCTTACGAGTACTCGTAATTCAACCTACGAACTCACGGAGCAGTTTTTGCCTAGCTTGATTCGTGATGAGGAGAGTCATCGAATGGCACTTACCGCCAGACCGGAAGTAGGCGCCATCGTCACGTCGGAGAGGACACTCGAGCTGCTTCCTGGCACGCTCAGCGCTAAAACCGTGCAGGCTGATACCTTGAATCAAGCTCTCGCTGCCGCGCAACCTGGATACAGAGAAACGAGTATCGAGCTACAATTGGAACCGTTCTCGTGCCCTGACTACGGATGCCCCACG aTCGAACAAACGGTCGAAGAGTACCGCAGCGCCCTGGAGAACAACGCATTGGGTACTGGAAAATCTGCTTCGGCGTTCCTGAAGTTACTACCTCTAGTCAGATCAGCCTCTCCAGATGAACTGCAGAAGCTCCTAAAAAGTCCACGATATCGTCAAATAAAACCTCAACTATTAGATATCTTTGGCGCCGCCTCGACCATAGCAGGACATCAAGCAGCCATGAAAATTCTTCGACAAGACGAAATAGGAAACGAGACTGAAAGATATCTTTGGGCTCTGTCTCTGTCTCCGACGCCGAATGCAGATATCGCTAAAAATATTCTGAGACGATCGGAAGAGACCCATCCGAACGACAAAGTGTCAGAAACGATAGCTTTAACCGCAGCAGCGATGGCACGTCATTTAGAGTGTCCAGCTAGCATCGAGAAAGCGAGAATCAGTTTGGAAATCGGTCTCGATACTTGCACGGGGGAAGAGTGCAAGCTGAAGTTCCTCAGGGCTCTAAGAAATTTAAGAACCAAGGCTGCGATCCCGACCTTGTTAAAATTTGCAACGAGTGAGAATAAAGCACTCAATGTCGCTGCTTGGAAGGCCCTGTCAGCGCTACCCAGAGATTCGCTGACTCCTGAAGTAAAAAAGGTAGCCAAACGAGTCTTTTACGAAATAGGTGGGCCAAAGAGAGACAGTAGTTCTAGAACTATAGCCTTGGATATTATTCTTGAAACGAATCCATCGAAGGAAGATATCAGACACTTGGTGGAGTATTTAGCAAACACAGATCTCGATTACGAGGTTCGGAAGTATCTCAGTCAACGATTGGAACAACTCTCTGATAAGGATCTTCGATTTGCTAAAGATCTGAGCGAAGTTTTGAGTACGTGTGGAAAGGATATCGTTAATTACAACGTGTATTCCCAGAAAGGTCTTAGCACAGCGTTCACGAGAAACTTTCTAAGGTCAATAGATAGTAATGGATCATTGATAACTATTCAAGAGATTCAGTCAGGTTTAATGAAGCGTGGAATAGTCGACGTAGTTCTTCAAGTTGAAGACCACGAAGAGGCGCTTTTCTCTCTTGGCCTGTTCGCGGGAGGCCTAGGAAGCTTCGTTTCGACTTCCAGCCAGGAAAATGACATTCAGGATGTCGAACCATCTACTGCAGGAATGGAGCTCGATTTCCTAGGTGTTGGTATCAGGCCATTCGTCTTCTTCTCTGGCCAAGGGGAACTTATGAGTCACGTCTGGTCTGGATCAGCGTCCGAACGAACTCCAGCTTTCCAGGCCTTAGCTGCTCTCCATAACTACAACGAATACATTCCATTGGCCTCGGGAATCGTAGCCGAAGTCGACGTCCAAGGTGCGGTTAGCTTCGATTTAGCTGGACAAATTCAACTGAGCCTATGGTCCAGAAACGCTCAGTCACTGGTGGATCTGAAGGCTGGAATTATGATCCAGGGAGGAACGAAAGTGCGTTCCGACTTTGTGCAGAGCATGGCTGAGTTCTCCATGTCGATGGAACCGAAATTGGAGTTGGCCACCGACGTAGACTTTTCCGGGCCGGTATCTCTGTGCATGAGACTTAGCCAACCAGAGAACGTGGTGAAGTATCAGGTATATAAGGTTGAAAGGGTAGCTGGAAGTAGGCACAAATTGAGAAAAACCAGGAGGATGAGGTTGCATAATCCTGGGAGGTCTTATCTGTTGAACAGAAAGAATAACGAGATGTGTTCGATGGTGTTCAGTTAA